A stretch of Clostridia bacterium DNA encodes these proteins:
- the gshB gene encoding glutathione synthase has translation MNICFIINDWNTMVPETETTLRIIQEACKRNHRVGILYPNNITIRNNQTYGFFKMIKDDRIVSENMVTFYKNTCFKEEMLPLKGFDVVFLRKNPPLDGMLLNFLDSINDEVFIVNDINGLRKANNKLYTSTFYDPDNTYIPKTYVSKNTDYLKRIVAESPDNKMILKPVDGYGGSGVIIIEKDATQNLSSLLDFYINTDQGKKYVMLQEYIEGAEHGDVRVLILNGKVIGAYKRVPADNDIRSNIHAGGSAQKYVLDKEEESICKKIATKLKNDGIYFSGIDLINKKLIEVNVQSPGGIVNINKFNRVKLQKNILDFVEEVIEEKEHIFKEKSHNIKNRESYKNEVRNA, from the coding sequence ATGAATATTTGCTTTATTATTAATGATTGGAATACCATGGTCCCAGAGACGGAAACAACGCTTCGAATTATTCAAGAAGCCTGTAAAAGAAACCACAGGGTTGGTATCTTATATCCCAACAATATTACGATTCGGAATAATCAGACCTATGGCTTTTTTAAGATGATAAAAGATGATCGGATTGTATCAGAAAATATGGTGACTTTTTATAAAAATACTTGTTTCAAAGAAGAAATGCTACCACTAAAGGGATTTGATGTGGTCTTTTTGAGGAAGAATCCACCGTTGGATGGCATGTTGCTAAATTTCCTAGATTCCATAAACGATGAAGTCTTTATTGTGAATGATATTAATGGATTGAGAAAAGCAAATAATAAGTTATATACTTCTACTTTTTACGATCCAGATAACACATATATACCAAAAACCTATGTATCTAAAAACACCGATTATTTAAAGAGAATCGTAGCGGAAAGTCCAGACAATAAAATGATTCTAAAGCCTGTTGATGGATATGGTGGCAGTGGTGTCATTATTATTGAAAAGGATGCAACGCAAAATTTGAGCTCCTTATTAGACTTTTACATTAATACAGATCAAGGCAAAAAGTATGTAATGCTCCAAGAGTACATTGAAGGAGCTGAACATGGCGATGTGAGGGTACTAATTCTGAATGGCAAAGTTATTGGTGCCTACAAAAGAGTACCTGCGGACAATGATATCAGGTCGAATATCCATGCTGGCGGTTCTGCGCAAAAATATGTGCTAGACAAAGAGGAAGAATCTATTTGTAAAAAAATTGCCACCAAGTTAAAGAATGATGGCATCTATTTTTCAGGAATTGATTTAATCAATAAGAAATTGATTGAAGTGAATGTACAGAGTCCTGGTGGTATCGTTAATATCAATAAGTTTAATCGAGTAAAGCTACAAAAGAATATCCTAGATTTTGTGGAAGAAGTAATCGAAGAGAAGGAACATATTTTTAAAGAAAAATCTCATAATATCAAGAATAGAGAATCCTATAAAAATGAGGTCCGAAATGCTTAG
- a CDS encoding flavohemoglobin expression-modulating QEGLA motif protein produces MLSLTCDEAIGKIEREELFHGLIDGSFRLVIEKYVPFICAAIHNGSKLRADLLPQIDLNQQERWYEEDPLTGEFIESLPIRIIAQDSRYEYDLNRDQNNCIYDVAWGKKVWKEPLSKEAIELGKSKHKAFYTVLDVLVKKLEQKYNTCVVYDIHSYNHQRKTERRDYPIFNIGTEQIRTDRFRPYISRFIKELDKITFENVETTVAENDVFYGRGYLAKHIAALTEKTFVIPLEIKKIYCDENTGDLFPEVIFIIKQGLKNAILSNSLYFMNKESNMRVRSKADLLSSIEDPVLKKVDKSLYSLLKNFETLTYVNPKNLEKCKKQFFNSKYRIEPDFNYIPLRVDPYDLKQKLYQLPVTDIYDISIQGLYQDIINEYVTTIDMLVARGTEDFFYNSLKLYGKPDKKDVKNANYIIQSYGNDDQSLDLLSTEQVLAFFQSEIERWGTGGKVVLSKNMSARAMVNSRKKTLVVNEQAKFDKIDLELLSNHELGIHMLTTMNGFNQPLKMVLLGTPRNVETQEGLAILAECLTGKMHIKRLKDLSYRVIAVDLMVKGLNFREIFEHLIEEYNFTKEDAFNLTVRVLRGGGFTKDYLYLKGFIKVYNYYLQGKPIQELLIGKTSLEYSALLKELIDRGYLKQGKYTNPIFEEGKLDDEIIEYILKSTM; encoded by the coding sequence ATGCTTAGCCTAACTTGCGATGAGGCTATAGGTAAGATTGAAAGGGAAGAATTATTTCATGGCCTAATTGATGGTTCCTTCCGTTTGGTTATTGAAAAATACGTCCCCTTCATTTGCGCTGCCATCCATAACGGTAGCAAATTGCGAGCTGATTTATTGCCCCAAATAGACCTAAACCAGCAAGAGCGCTGGTATGAAGAAGATCCACTGACGGGGGAGTTTATCGAGTCCCTACCGATTCGAATCATTGCGCAAGATTCAAGATATGAATATGATTTAAATAGAGACCAGAATAATTGCATATACGATGTGGCTTGGGGCAAAAAAGTATGGAAAGAGCCATTAAGCAAGGAGGCTATTGAACTAGGAAAAAGCAAGCATAAAGCCTTCTATACAGTTCTAGATGTACTCGTTAAAAAACTAGAGCAAAAATACAATACTTGTGTTGTTTATGACATCCATTCCTATAATCACCAAAGAAAGACAGAGCGAAGGGATTATCCAATCTTCAATATTGGAACGGAACAGATTAGGACAGATCGGTTTAGACCCTATATTTCACGATTTATAAAGGAACTAGACAAGATTACATTTGAAAACGTCGAAACAACAGTTGCGGAGAATGATGTTTTTTATGGTCGGGGTTATTTAGCAAAACATATAGCAGCGTTAACCGAAAAAACGTTCGTGATTCCTTTGGAAATTAAAAAAATATATTGTGATGAAAATACGGGAGACCTATTTCCAGAAGTGATTTTTATTATTAAACAAGGTCTTAAAAATGCCATCTTGTCGAATTCCTTATACTTTATGAACAAGGAATCCAATATGCGAGTTCGAAGTAAAGCGGATTTGTTATCTAGCATCGAAGACCCGGTGCTTAAAAAAGTGGATAAGAGTTTGTACTCTTTACTAAAGAACTTTGAGACCTTAACATATGTGAATCCCAAGAATCTTGAAAAGTGTAAAAAGCAGTTCTTTAATTCCAAATATAGGATAGAGCCGGACTTTAATTATATTCCCTTACGGGTAGACCCCTACGATCTTAAGCAAAAGCTATATCAGTTACCGGTTACAGATATATACGATATATCGATACAAGGACTATATCAGGACATCATTAATGAGTATGTGACGACCATCGATATGCTTGTTGCGAGAGGAACTGAAGATTTTTTTTACAATTCTTTGAAGCTGTACGGTAAGCCAGACAAGAAAGATGTAAAAAACGCAAACTACATTATTCAGTCCTATGGCAATGATGACCAATCACTAGACCTACTAAGTACAGAGCAGGTGCTAGCCTTCTTTCAGTCTGAAATTGAAAGATGGGGTACGGGAGGAAAAGTCGTTCTTAGTAAGAATATGTCTGCTAGAGCCATGGTTAATTCAAGGAAAAAAACATTGGTCGTTAACGAACAGGCAAAATTTGACAAGATTGACTTGGAATTGCTATCGAATCATGAATTAGGCATACATATGCTAACCACAATGAACGGATTTAACCAACCGTTAAAGATGGTACTTCTTGGTACACCTAGGAATGTAGAAACACAAGAAGGACTCGCTATTTTGGCTGAATGCCTGACGGGAAAGATGCATATTAAACGATTGAAGGACTTGAGCTATAGGGTGATTGCGGTTGACCTTATGGTTAAAGGATTAAACTTTAGAGAAATATTTGAGCATTTAATAGAGGAATACAATTTCACGAAGGAGGATGCCTTTAATTTAACGGTACGTGTTCTGCGTGGTGGTGGTTTCACGAAAGATTATTTGTACTTAAAAGGGTTCATTAAGGTTTATAACTATTATTTACAAGGGAAGCCGATCCAAGAACTATTAATCGGGAAAACCTCATTAGAGTATTCCGCTTTATTGAAGGAGCTAATCGATCGTGGCTATTTGAAACAAGGAAAATACACTAACCCTATTTTTGAAGAAGGCAAATTGGATGATGAGATTATCGAATACATCCTTAAAAGTACCATGTAG
- a CDS encoding DUF4243 domain-containing protein → MMKINEYVNQYGEYGPFVDNGHTNHLPMVQYAFKSLGCNDEALVALTKGYVRMNNLEKVADYTLLSSSFEANLGRKEAYGSYVTYFTEELKRSDQKVVISKTLHALQNRIGAGLFHALIRLSYAVVAENKEEIIRSLAFLACGDQEQTVKGHEIDGAVASTEFKRFIREHQGYFYLSGDTEAKESALLDALCEVFLSTGSFYVLHTITGFEALNTLKTYFEDYDGAIDSFTTSVLRWLKRVSIDEYKTRILDQGMGFDEMKNRICNITETHTIKLLYSAEVLYGRFLNEKLKRVAQVRLMDA, encoded by the coding sequence ATGATGAAAATCAATGAGTATGTTAATCAGTATGGAGAATATGGTCCCTTTGTAGACAATGGACATACGAATCACTTGCCGATGGTACAATATGCCTTTAAATCCTTGGGTTGCAACGACGAGGCCCTTGTAGCCTTAACAAAAGGCTATGTGAGAATGAATAATCTAGAAAAAGTAGCGGATTATACACTGCTGAGTAGTTCCTTTGAAGCAAACTTAGGTCGTAAGGAGGCCTATGGGTCGTATGTGACGTATTTTACGGAGGAACTGAAAAGAAGTGATCAGAAGGTAGTCATCTCGAAAACCCTGCATGCCCTACAGAATCGAATAGGGGCAGGGCTGTTTCATGCCTTAATTCGTTTATCGTACGCAGTAGTAGCAGAAAACAAGGAAGAAATCATCCGCTCTTTGGCTTTTCTTGCTTGTGGGGACCAAGAACAAACCGTAAAAGGGCATGAAATTGATGGTGCAGTTGCTTCAACTGAATTTAAAAGATTTATTAGAGAGCATCAAGGCTATTTCTATTTGTCAGGAGATACTGAAGCTAAAGAAAGTGCCTTATTAGATGCCTTATGTGAAGTCTTTTTATCGACAGGTTCTTTTTATGTGTTGCATACCATTACTGGTTTTGAGGCCTTGAATACACTGAAAACGTATTTTGAAGATTATGATGGAGCTATAGATAGTTTTACCACCAGCGTCTTACGTTGGCTGAAAAGGGTATCCATAGATGAGTATAAAACGAGAATCCTTGACCAGGGTATGGGCTTTGATGAAATGAAAAATCGGATTTGTAACATTACGGAAACTCATACAATCAAACTACTCTATTCAGCGGAAGTATTGTATGGTCGATTTTTAAATGAAAAGTTGAAGCGGGTAGCACAAGTCCGGCTTATGGATGCTTAA
- a CDS encoding redoxin domain-containing protein, whose protein sequence is MPRVKVDKKAPDIEIDDYKGEHFSLKNYQEKKWVLLVLNRGFSUPFCQRHMTQLRLNYDSFVEKDTEIVVIGPENKEDFATYWEKHSLPFVGIPDEKHTVVKNYGQQVDLFKLGRMPAQMLIDKTGMLRYVHYGHSMKDIPDTDELLSLIE, encoded by the coding sequence ATGCCACGAGTCAAAGTAGATAAAAAAGCGCCCGATATTGAAATTGATGATTATAAAGGCGAGCACTTTTCACTAAAGAATTATCAGGAAAAGAAATGGGTTTTGTTGGTACTCAACCGCGGTTTTTCTTGACCTTTCTGCCAACGGCATATGACGCAGTTGCGTCTAAATTATGACTCATTTGTTGAAAAGGACACTGAGATTGTAGTCATAGGACCAGAAAATAAAGAAGATTTCGCAACCTATTGGGAAAAGCATTCACTACCCTTTGTCGGAATCCCCGACGAGAAACATACTGTAGTTAAAAATTATGGCCAACAAGTAGACCTTTTTAAGTTGGGCCGCATGCCAGCCCAAATGCTGATCGACAAAACAGGTATGCTCCGCTATGTACACTATGGCCATTCCATGAAAGACATACCAGATACGGATGAATTACTAAGTTTAATTGAGTAG
- a CDS encoding YbaN family protein produces the protein MNTDSIKKIILILLGSIFLALGIIGVFIPILPTTPFLLLTSFCYLRSSERMYKWLINHRIFGAYIYSYITYKAIPKKTKIGTLIFLWSTLLVSMLLVPILHLRLFLLVVGIGVTIHLVMLKTLSTEDLKQLKALYPSKEKS, from the coding sequence TTGAATACGGATTCAATAAAAAAAATCATACTGATTCTACTGGGAAGCATATTCTTAGCATTAGGGATAATCGGTGTTTTTATCCCTATACTTCCAACCACCCCCTTCCTATTGCTTACTTCCTTTTGCTATCTGCGAAGTAGCGAAAGGATGTATAAGTGGCTAATCAATCACAGAATCTTTGGAGCATATATATATAGCTATATAACCTATAAGGCTATTCCAAAGAAAACCAAAATTGGTACTTTGATTTTTCTTTGGTCCACCTTGCTTGTCTCGATGCTACTTGTGCCAATCTTGCACCTTAGGCTCTTCCTCCTTGTCGTTGGAATCGGTGTGACGATCCATCTAGTGATGCTGAAAACCTTGAGCACGGAAGACTTGAAACAGCTCAAGGCGCTCTATCCCAGTAAGGAAAAAAGCTAG
- a CDS encoding DsrE family protein, which yields MENKLTILWTNADPITSELMVFHYAQVSLEKKWWDEVEIVVWGATAKLVAENKAIQDELLKIKEKGVRVRFCTACATTLGVAGKIESLGFELEFMGLPLTEVLKTGGKLLTI from the coding sequence ATGGAAAACAAGTTAACGATTCTTTGGACCAACGCCGATCCCATTACCTCTGAGCTAATGGTGTTTCATTATGCCCAGGTTAGTCTCGAAAAAAAATGGTGGGATGAGGTTGAAATTGTTGTTTGGGGAGCAACCGCTAAACTAGTGGCTGAGAATAAAGCCATACAAGATGAACTTTTGAAAATCAAAGAAAAAGGTGTAAGAGTACGTTTCTGTACGGCCTGTGCAACAACCCTCGGAGTGGCCGGTAAAATCGAATCACTAGGATTCGAACTTGAGTTTATGGGCTTGCCCTTGACAGAGGTTCTTAAAACGGGCGGGAAACTGTTGACGATTTAG
- a CDS encoding TIGR00266 family protein, with translation METAHEIDYKLYGDDMQFVEIELDSGEVVLAEAGAMMYMDEKIKMETIFGDGSSRGNQKGLMGKLMGAGKRLVTGEGLFMTTFTNAQEGKAHVAFGAPYPGSVVPVDLSQLNGTIICQKDAFLCAAKGVSVGIYLQKKIGAGFFGGEGFIMQRLDGDGLAFLHAGGTLFKRKITSGQKLRIDTGCLVAMTEGVTFDVQFAGDIKSAIFGGEGIFFGTLSGEGEVWLQSLPFSRMADRIINAAGGSKGETKHAMSSGIEELSGLANIFNRD, from the coding sequence ATGGAAACAGCACATGAAATAGACTACAAACTGTATGGCGATGATATGCAGTTTGTGGAAATCGAACTTGATAGCGGTGAAGTTGTTCTAGCAGAAGCAGGAGCAATGATGTACATGGATGAAAAAATCAAGATGGAGACAATCTTCGGTGACGGCAGTAGCAGGGGCAACCAAAAAGGTTTAATGGGCAAGCTCATGGGCGCTGGTAAACGTTTGGTTACTGGGGAAGGCTTATTCATGACTACCTTTACCAATGCACAAGAAGGAAAGGCGCACGTAGCCTTCGGCGCACCCTATCCTGGCAGTGTTGTCCCAGTTGATTTAAGCCAACTGAATGGAACGATTATTTGTCAGAAAGATGCTTTTCTATGTGCCGCAAAAGGAGTATCCGTTGGAATTTATCTACAAAAGAAAATTGGTGCGGGCTTCTTCGGTGGTGAAGGCTTCATCATGCAACGCTTAGATGGAGATGGGCTAGCTTTTCTACACGCAGGTGGAACCTTATTCAAAAGAAAGATTACATCTGGCCAAAAATTACGCATCGACACGGGCTGCCTAGTTGCGATGACAGAAGGCGTAACCTTCGATGTTCAGTTTGCGGGTGATATTAAAAGCGCCATTTTTGGTGGCGAAGGAATTTTCTTTGGCACACTCAGCGGAGAAGGCGAAGTTTGGTTGCAATCCCTACCCTTTAGCAGAATGGCAGACAGAATCATAAATGCAGCTGGTGGAAGCAAGGGAGAAACGAAGCATGCTATGTCTAGTGGCATAGAAGAACTGTCAGGACTTGCAAATATATTTAATAGAGACTAA
- a CDS encoding response regulator transcription factor yields MIRIMIVDDQMLLRKSLGQIISIDEEISVVSMVSTGREAIDACERLKPDIIMMDIEMPQMNGIVALKIIKEKYPDTKVIILTTFDNQENIISSFIAKADGYITKDIEPQELITTIKCVNYGLTVIHKSVKDMMVEKFEKLAIQKKAYANVLSVEEIDMIKSIVDGKSNKEIAQTFNYSEGTVKNKVSRIYEKLHISDRLQLAVFAVENGIE; encoded by the coding sequence ATGATTAGGATCATGATTGTTGACGACCAAATGCTATTAAGAAAATCATTAGGACAAATTATAAGCATCGATGAAGAAATCAGTGTAGTTTCGATGGTCTCTACAGGTAGAGAAGCCATTGATGCGTGTGAAAGATTGAAGCCAGATATCATTATGATGGACATTGAAATGCCACAAATGAATGGGATCGTGGCCCTTAAGATAATCAAGGAAAAATATCCAGATACGAAAGTGATTATCCTAACAACGTTTGATAACCAAGAAAATATTATCTCCTCCTTTATTGCCAAGGCTGATGGATATATAACAAAAGATATTGAACCGCAAGAACTGATTACGACTATTAAATGTGTAAATTATGGACTAACCGTGATACATAAAAGCGTAAAAGATATGATGGTTGAAAAATTCGAAAAGTTGGCGATTCAAAAAAAAGCCTATGCCAATGTCCTCAGTGTTGAGGAAATTGACATGATAAAATCTATCGTAGATGGTAAAAGTAACAAAGAGATTGCGCAGACCTTCAATTATAGCGAGGGCACTGTGAAAAATAAGGTGAGTCGAATATATGAGAAACTTCATATTTCGGACCGCTTACAGCTGGCAGTATTTGCTGTAGAAAACGGCATAGAATAA
- a CDS encoding DUF4256 domain-containing protein, with protein sequence MDKEKKSLSEEEYADCMGILKARFEDNMTRHKGLQWKNMEEKLVADPDMLGIVHKMEASGGEPDVVCLGDNKEEVFFIDCSKESPLGRRSICYDHEAMQGRKNNKPLHNALDMAQEMGIEILTVEQYRGLQELGDFDTKTSSWVRTPDKIRKLGGAIFCDYRYDTVFVYHNGAASYYGARGFRGLVRLP encoded by the coding sequence ATGGATAAAGAAAAAAAGAGCTTATCTGAGGAAGAATACGCCGACTGTATGGGAATCTTGAAAGCTCGTTTTGAAGATAATATGACCCGGCACAAAGGACTTCAATGGAAAAATATGGAAGAAAAACTTGTGGCAGATCCCGATATGCTAGGGATTGTACACAAAATGGAAGCAAGTGGTGGTGAGCCGGATGTAGTATGTTTGGGTGACAATAAAGAGGAAGTATTCTTTATAGATTGTTCAAAAGAAAGTCCTTTAGGGCGACGAAGTATCTGTTACGACCATGAAGCAATGCAAGGCCGAAAAAACAATAAGCCGCTCCATAATGCGCTGGATATGGCGCAAGAAATGGGTATCGAAATTTTAACGGTAGAACAATATCGTGGACTGCAAGAATTAGGAGACTTTGACACCAAAACATCGAGTTGGGTTAGAACGCCCGACAAGATTCGAAAACTAGGAGGCGCTATTTTTTGTGATTACCGATACGATACAGTATTCGTTTATCACAATGGTGCAGCGTCATATTATGGCGCGAGAGGTTTTCGTGGCTTGGTTAGGCTGCCTTAG